The sequence aaggagtaagactgattggatgaagatagcaggaaagcagaggttcagaggaacgaaagtatctccattcgcttatctgaaattctcaccaatgaattacataagtatttctatccctattttattatattatgttcgaaaactccataaccatttgatatccgcctgactgagatttacaaggtgaccatagcttgcttcataccgacaatctccgtggaattcgacccttactcacgtaaggtattacttggacgacccagtacacttgctggttagttatgcgaagttgtgaagatatgtttagaccatggtcctgtgcatccgtttcTGGTGCCATTGCcaaggaatcaatttcgaacaacaattcacaacctgagtagcaatttcgcataccaagtttttggcgccgttgccagagattgtttgagttttcggcaagcttttggtccggtaacatcagtgccaagtttgatccggcaacagcactaagtttttggcgccgttgccggggattgttcgagtttggacaactgacggttcatcctgttgctcagattaggtaattttctttttgttttcttttcaaaaatttttcaaaaatatttcaaaaattttctcacctgttttcgaaaaaaaaaattttttagattcaaaatttttaagaatgaattctagtgtttcatgaagcatgtgaagcctggctggctgtaaagccatgtctaaattcttttggactgaggcttccaaccatcagctgttatacgattgtagggtatgtcaggcatgtcatgtctgaattacatgctgaagcttggctggccattggccatgtctagtgttttggaccggagctttcattgaaagcatggctggctagtgagccatgtctaattcctggactgaagctttagactaacatggcaagattcctggaattcatattaaaaattttggaatccttattttttcttttacaaataattttcgaaaaaaaaatccaaaaaaaattagaaaatcaaaaaaatcaaaaatatttttctgtttcttgtttgagtcttgagtcatgttataagtttggtgtcaattgcatgtgcatcttgcattttttcgaaaataatcatgcattcatagtgttcttcataatcttcaagttgttcttggtaagtcttcttgtttgatctttgcatttgcatgttttgtgtcttttcttgtttttcatatgcattctggaattcttagtgtctaagcattaaagaattctaagtttggtgtctgcatgttttctttgcattaaaaattcttcaaaaatatgttcttgatgttcatcatgatcttcatagtgttcttggtgttcatcttgacattcatagtgttcttgcatgcatcccttgttttgattcaaaaataaaagagaaaaacatgaaaatgatgtttttaatttttttctctctcatcattaaaaaattcaaaaataaaaaaaatatcttcccctttttctcttaaaatttcgaaaatttggattgactttttcaaaaatttttaaaatttagttgtttttatgagtcaaatcaaattttcaatttaaaaatctcatatttttcaaaaatcaaatctttttcaaatttcttagttattttcaaaaattccaaaaatgtttttcaaaaatctttttcttattttttatatcaaattttcgaaaataacaataccaattaatgttttgattcaaaaatttcaagtttgttacttgcttgttaagaaagattcaaactttaagttctattgtgatttcttgtgaatcaagtcattaattgtgattttaaaaatcaaatatttttcaaaactaatttctatcatatcttttcaaaaatatcttctcatcttatctttttcaaaaatttgatttcaaaatatcttttctaacttcctaacttcttatcttttcaaaatttgtttcaactaactaactaactttttgtttgtttcttatctttttcaaaaccacctaactaactctctccctctcattttcgaaaatatcttccttctttttcaaaatttctttttaattaactattattttaatttttaaatcttaattttcgaaaaactactaacatttttcaaaaaactattttcaaaaatcactaactctttttcaaaaattattttcgaaaattccttctctctcatctccttctatttatttatccaTTCACTAACATcgcatctcacatctctgccctcctcacagttgtgtttctttctttacatcacattatctgtcttcttcttttcttctactaacaataaggaacctctttactgtgacatagagcaaggagaatgcttggtgactttactgcacctaattccaatttacatggaagaagcatctccattcctcccattggagcaaacaactttgagctgaaacctcaattagtttctctgatgcagcaaaactgtaagtttcatggacttccatctgaagatccttttcagttcttaactgtattcttgcagatatgtgatactgttaagactaatggagtagatcctgaagtctacaggctcatgcttttcccttttgctgtaagagaagtagaggacgtgttagtaaaggttgaaggcctttacatccctgctgatttcatagtcctggatactggaaaggaagaggatgaatccatcatcctaggaagacctttcctagccacagcaaaagctgtgattgatgtggacagaggagaattgatccttcaattaaatgaggacaaccttatgtttacaactcaaggatctctctctgcatccatggagaggaagcataaaaagcttctctcaaagtagagtcaaccaaagccccacagttaaactctaagtttggtgttggagagtctcaacaatgctctgaacatctgtgaggccccatgagagcccactgtcaagctattgacattaaagaagcgcttgttgggaggccaccCAATTTTTAtgtaactatatttttcttagttatatgtctttataggttcatgatcatgtggagtcacaaaataaatataaaaattgaaaacggaatcaaaaatagcagaagaaaaatcacaccctggaggaagcatctgtctggtgttcaacgccagaacagagcatggttctggcgctgaacgcccaaaatgggcggcatcctggcgctgaacgcccagaacaagcatggttctggcgttcaacgccagaaatggcaacaaatgggcgttgaacgcccaaaatgggcaccaacctggagctgaacgcccagagttgtgtgcaagggcattttacatgcctaaattggtgcagggatgtaaatgccttgacacctcaggatctgtggaccccacaggatcatctcaggatctgtggatcccacaggatcatctcaggatctgtgaaccccacaggatccccacctacctcatcatctctcattccattcataatcatcccttctgttttccatttaccactcacatccatacacccactaccttcaaaattcaacatctctctcccacccaatcccacccatatggccgaatacacacatccatccatctcctccatatcttcttcttcttcttctattctttcttcttttgctcaagggcgagcaacattctaagtttggtgtggtaaaagcatagcttttttgttttttccataaccattgatggcacttaaggccagagaaacctctagaaagaggaaagggaagacaaaatcttccattaagggtctatagctcagtggtagaacatttgactgcaaatcaagagatccctgagatacctcaggatatacattttcttccacacaatctAAAAgaaatgaaggaggagcaacaaaggcaaggaagagacatagaagagctcaaggacatcattggttcatcaagaaggaaacgccaccattactaaggtggattcattccttgttcttaattcttctgcttttcgttttctatgttatgtgcttatctatgtttgtgNaagagtgtgcttaagaaccctggacacttctaattggggactttagcaaagctgagtcactatctgaaaaggttcacccagttatgtgtctgtggcatttatgtatctggtggtaatactggaaaacaaagtgcttagggccacggccaagactcataaaatagctgtgttcaagaatcatcatactgaactaggagaatcaataacactatctgaactctgagttcctatagatgccaatcattctgaacctcaatggataaggtgagatgtcaaaactattcaagaggtaaaaagctataagtcccgctcatttgattgaagctatgtttcattgatggtttggaatttatagtatattctcttctttttatcctatttgattttcagttgcttggggacaagcaacaatttaagtttggtgttgtgatgagcggataatttatacgctttttgacattgtttttagtatgtttttagtaggatctagttacttttagggatgttttcactagtttttatgttaaattcatatttctggactttactatgagtttgtgtgcttttctgtgatttcaggtattttctgactgaaattgagggacttgagcaaaaatcagattcagaggttgaagaaagactgctgatgctgttggattctgacctccctgcactcaaagtggattttctggagctatagaactcgaaatggcgggcttctaattgcgttggaaagtagacatctagggctttccagaaatgtataatagtctatactttggccaagtttagacgacgcaaactggcgttcaacgccagctctctgcccaaatctggcgtccagcgccagaaaaggatccaaaaccagagttgaacgcctaaactggcacaaaaactggcgttcaactccaagaaagacctctacacgtgcaacacacaagctcagtccaagcacacaccaagtggaccccgaaagtggatttatgcatcaattacttacttctgtaaaccctagtagctagtttattataaataggaccttttactattgtattaggtatcttttgatcagttgtatgctatcttagatcacgtttgagggctggcctcttggccatgcctggactttcacttatgtatttttaacggtagagtttctatactccatagattaaggtgtggagctctgctgttcctcaaagattaatgcaaagtactactgttttctattcaattcatcttgtttcgcttctaagatattcattcgtacttcactCTGAATGTgttgaacgtgacaatcatcatcattccctatgaacacgtacctgacaaccacttccattctacctttgactgaatgagtatctcttagatctcttaatcagaatcttcgtggtgtaagctagaatgatggcggcattcaagagaatctggaaagtctaaaccttgtctgtggtattccgagtaggattcaatgaatgaatgactgtgacgaactccaaactcgcgattgcggggcgttagtgacagacgcaaaaggatagtaaatcctattccagcatgatcgagaaccgacagatgaatagccgtgccgtgacagggtgcgttgaccattttcactgagaggataagatgaatccattgacaagggtgatgcctccagacgattagccgtgccgtgacagggcatttggatcattttcccgagagaagaccgaaagtagccattgacaatggagatgtatcacataaagccagccatggaaaggagtaagactgattggatgaagatagcaggaaagcagaggttcagaggaacgaaagcatctccattcgcttatctgaaattctcaccaatgaattacataagtatttctatccctattttattatattatgttcgaaaactccataaccatttgatatccgcctgactgagatttacaaggtgactatagcttgcttcatatcgacaatctccatgggattcgacccttactcatgtaaggtattacttggatgacccagtgtacttgctggttagttaggcgaagttgtgaagatatgtttagaccatggtcctgtgcatccgtttctggtgccattgccagggaatcaatttcgaacaacaattcacaacctgagtagcaatttcgcataccaagagGCTTGACCGCTATTTAGTAGGGATGGGATGGAAGCTGAAGTTTCCGAATGCAGTGGTGCACAGGCTCACAGAATCAGGCTCAGATCATGCTCCTATCTTGATGGAAACTGCTCCTCAATCCTGGCATAGTAAAAGGCGTTTTAAATACCAGGAACGTTGGTGTGGAGAAGATGATGTCAAAAGAATTGTTAGCGAAGTGTAGAAAATGGAAGTAGTAGGCTCGGCTATGTTCTCCTTGGCCCAAAAGTTGAAAGAATGTAGACATAGATTAGTTCAATGGCAAATAACTCACAAAGCAAACTCTCGGAAAGAAATTGAGAACCTTCAAGCTAGCCTAGAGGAGCTGCGGGTGGCTGGAATCAATGGGGGAGAGGAGATTACCAGATTGGAAGAGAAGTTGGAGCTAGCATATATGAAAGAAGAGAGCTATTGGAGAGAAAAATCTAGAGTCAAATGGCTAAAAGAAGGATATCAGAACACCACATTCTTTCACCAGAAATTTCAATCAAGGGTGCGCAGGAACAGAATTTGGAGATTAGTTGGGAGGAACAATGAAATTGCATTGAAACCGGAGGATATAGCAAAGGTAGATGAAGACTACTTCTACgatatttttacttcttcttgTTCGGTTGATCCGAATCCATATTTGGAGGATTTGGAGCCTAAGATTACAGCTTCCATGAACCGTAGGCTCCAAAGGCTGATAACTATGGATGAGGTCAAAAGAGCTATGTTCAGTGTTCATGCTCAGAGTGCTCCTGGTGATGACAGGTTTAGAACtaagttttttcactttttctgggaTATAGTTGGAGGTGACATTTTTAAGGCAGTGCGAAGTTTCTTTCACAGTGGCAGAATTCTAAAAAGTTTCAACCATactcaaatttgtttgattccgAAGGTGCCAGATGCCAGTGACATGACTCAGGTACGATCGATTAGTTTGTCCTCAATTATGTgtaaaattatttctaaagttatggtgcaccgactacaaggtattatgaataaAATCATAAGCCCAAATCAGAGTGCTTTTCTCAAAGGTAGACTCATTTCAG is a genomic window of Arachis ipaensis cultivar K30076 chromosome B06, Araip1.1, whole genome shotgun sequence containing:
- the LOC107646967 gene encoding uncharacterized protein LOC107646967, with translation MEVVGSAMFSLAQKLKECRHRLVQWQITHKANSRKEIENLQASLEELRVAGINGGEEITRLEEKLELAYMKEESYWREKSRVKWLKEGYQNTTFFHQKFQSRVRRNRIWRLVGRNNEIALKPEDIAKVDEDYFYDIFTSSCSVDPNPYLEDLEPKITASMNRRLQRLITMDEVKRAMFSVHAQSAPGDDRFRTKFFHFFWDIVGGDIFKAVRSFFHSGRILKSFNHTQICLIPKVPDASDMTQRSGADHEMAIKLDISKAYDRVEWQFLWYIMEKLGFDAKWINWTKELCSPNTSQSILELLEIYKDFSGQKVNLNKSAIFFSHNTPQNIRLAIAQTLNIEHIGVQDKYLRLPSIVQKSKKETFGAIKDKVQKRIMGWKRSLLSSGGRHTLLRAVEEAIPIYTLSCFKLPDTLLTEIHSMLSQFWWGQKGTE